The genomic window GCAGAACAGATGTTAAAAGGTCATAAGGAAGTTTTGATTTTTGGTGGACAAAAAGTTGAAACTGAGCGTTTTAGCAAAGTGAGTAATCATATGCGTCGGCAAACGATGAAAATGGTAACTGCATCTTCGATTTCTGATCCTATCATCCAACTAATTGCCTCTCTAGCTTTAGCATTCACGCTTTATGTTGCGAGCTTTCCTGAAGTAATGCAAACATTGACCGCAGGAACTATCGGTGTTGTTTTTTCATCCATGTTTGCATTAATGCGCCCATTAAAGTCATTAACAAATGTTAATGCACAATTTCAACGAGGTATGGCTGCTTGCCAAACATTGTTTAGCATTTTAGATATGGAGCAGGAAAAAGACGAGGGTAAATTAACCTTAAAAAAAGCTAAAGGTAAAATAGAATTTAAACATGTTACCTTTAAGTATCCCACAAAAGATCATCCTGCATTACAAGATATCTGTTTTAAAATTCCGGCTGGAAAATCTATTGCTTTAGTCGGACGATCCGGTTCAGGAAAATCGACTATTGCCAATCTAATTACCCGTTTTTATGAGGTTAACGAAGGTCAAATACTGCTTGATGATCGTGATTTACGTGAATATACCTTAACCTCTTTACGTAACCAAGTCGCACTCGTATCGCAGCATGTCTATCTTTTTAACGATACCATTGCAAATAATATTGCTTATGCAACCGATGGTCGTTTTAGTCGAAAGGCGATCGAAAAAGCTGCTAAAGCTGCTTATGCAATGGACTTTATTGAAAAACTGGATAATGGACTAGATACGGTTATTGGCGAAAATGGTGTAATGCTTTCTGGCGGGCAGCGACAGAGAATTGCCATTGCGCGTGCTTTATTACATAACTCATCTATATTAATTCTTGATGAAGCTACATCTGCACTTGATACTGAGTCAGAGAGAGCCATTCAAGCAGCATTGGATGAATTACAGAAAAATCGGACTTCTATTATTATTGCCCATCGTCTTTCAACGATAGAAAATGCAGATGAAATTTTGGTCATTCAGGAAGGCCAAATTATTGAACGAGGCAACCATCAAACTTTACTTAAGTGTGATGGTGCATATGCTCAACTTTATAATATGCAATTTAAATAATGATTGAAAAAATCTGGTCAGGTCGCTCGTGGCTATCTCTTTTGCTACTGCCGCTGTCGATATTATATGGCATGATTATTGGTTTAAGACGCCTTTGCTATTATTTGGCAATTTTGCCTCGTTGGAAAGCACCGATACCTATTATTGTTGTGGGTAATTTGACGGTTGGCGGTAATGGTAAAACACCCGTTGTCATTTGGTTAGTTGAGCAGCTTTTATCACGAGGCTATCGTGTTGGCGTTGTATCCCGTGGATATGGGGGTAAAGCAACTTCTTATCCGTTATTAGTTAATAAAAATATATCAATAAAGGAAAGTGGCGATGAACCCGCTTTAATTTATCGGCGAACTGGTGTGCCAGTGGCGGTTGCCCCTAAACGAGTAGCAGCAGTTAAAATGCTACTCAGGCAACAAGACCTGGATGTTATTATTACTGATGACGGTCTTCAACATTATGCACTGCAAAGGGATTTTGAGATTGTTGTTATTGATGGTATCCGTCGTTTCGGTAATGGTTGCTTGCTGCCGGCAGGTCCATTACGTGAGTGTCAACATCGTTTGAATAGTGTTAATGCTGTTATTATTAATGGTGGCATCGCTAAGCAGGGAGAGATTGCTATGCAGTTAACAGGCGATATTGCTATCAATATGTTGACCGGTAAAAAAAGATCAGTCTGTGAATTGGGGCAACTTGTTGCAATTGCAGGAATTGGTCACCCAGCACGTTTTTTTTCAAGCCTTGAGCAAAAAGGGGTGCCATTAATTGCCACACATGCTTTTTCTGATCACCAGTGCTATGAATTTTCTACACTTTCATCATTAGTGACTGATCATCAAACATTATTAATGACAGAAAAGGACGCAGTGAAATGTTTTCATTTTGCTCAATTAAATTGGTGGTATCTGCCGGTAAATGCTAAGCTTTCACAACCTGGCGCAGGAAAAATTCTTTCGGCCATCAATGAATTAGCAGAGCTTAGTAAAATTGCTTGAAATGATAACATTATCATGTTATTTATAAGTCAAATCTAGTTAGGAATGTAGTGACATCATTTCAAGAATACCACGCCAGCTATTATTTCATTAAGACAAAATCCTTTGCTTTTATTCAGTATCAAGTTTGATTGATAAATTTTAGTAATGAATAATTTGGTTTATTGTAATGTTGTTTGCCATTTAAATGAATCCTAGATAACAATAGACACTAATGCGTTAGTGTTTTTTTAGTATAATAATACTACTCTGACATTAAGGGTATTTGGTAAAAAAATGGGGTTTCTATCGAAAGCTTAATAAAAGAGTAGGGAGCATTAGGGGAAAATAAAATTTTGTCTCCTAGTGAACAAAAGGAGTTTTATTATGACATTTCAATTACAAATGGGTCGCGTAAAATGGTTTGATGTAAAAGAGGGATATGGATTTATCTCTCCTGTCAATGGCGGTCAAGATATCTATGTTAATCGTCGAGCTATTGCGAACACCAAAAATAAGTGGCTTAAAGAAGGCCAGTGTGTTGAGTTTTCAGTTACGCGTAACGCTTATGGTATTGCGGCCGCCGATGTTATCGCTTATGAATTTTAAACCACGATCCGCTGCCAATTTGTCAAAAAATTGACAAATACTTATTAGGGCAGAGATTAAAGTTAACGGTGATGCATGCTTGTGCTATCCTGGTTTCATCTAAAATTATGTTTTTGATGGGGAATGTATGGATCACCGCCTACTTGATATTATTGCTTGTCCTATTTGTCATGGCAAACTAATCTATGATAAACAAAATCTAGAGCTTATCTGTAAATTTGATCATCTTGCTTATCCTGTGCGCAATAACATACCTGTTCTATTAAGAGATGAAGCTCGTGAGCTGCCTTTAGATGAAGAAAAGTAACATGTTCACAGTCATTATTCCGGCGCGTTTTGCTTCTAAGCGCTTACCGGGCAAGCCGTTAACTGATATTCATGGAAAACCTATGATTATTAGGGTAATGGAAAGAGCGCTAATGTCAGATGCGACGCGTGTTATTGTGGCGACTGATCATCAGGCTGTATTTGATGTGGTTAAAGCAGCCAATGGTGAAGTCTGTATGACTGATCCAGCCCATCAATCAGGTACTGAACGATTGGCGGAAGTTATTGAAAAATATAAATTTTCTGATGAAGAAATTATTATTAATGTCCAAGGTGATGAACCTTTAATCCCACCAGAAATAATTAATCAGTTAGCTAACAATCTAATGCTAAATAACGTCGGTATGGCAACCTTAGCCACGGCCATCAACAACCCAGATGACGTATTTGATCCGGCTATAGTAAAAGTAGTGACGGATAAACAGAGTAATGCCTTATATTTTTCCAGAGCAGCTATTCCGTGGGAACGTGATCGCTTTGCAGTTAGCAAAATGGAGATTGGGCAGCACTTTTTACGTCATATCGGTATTTATGCTTATCGGGCTGGTTTTATTCGTCGTTATATTCAATGGCCGATTAGTCCGTTAGAGATGATTGAAATGCTTGAGCAGTTGCGTGTACTGTGGTACGGCGAAAAAATTCATGTTGCCCTAGCAGTTAAAACACCAGGGCCTGGAGTAGATAATCAGCAGGATCTTGATGCTGTTCGGAAAGCTTTTATTTCTGTTTAAAATTATACGGCTGTTAGCAATTATGCTACGGTTTATCCCGCTACCTTAGAACTATGTATTAGAGGTTGAGTCTTGTTAATTTTTATTGCTTGCCATTGTGAACCAATAAATTCATACCAAGCGCGTTCTGAATGGGAAAAATAGTAAGCAGAAGGAAAAATTCTTTCCCAGGGCTGTAATGGTGAGGTAATGGCAAGTTGATTGGCTGGTGCGGTGATGGGGTGCATATTTCTAGCAAGAAAGAAACGTTCAGCGCGAGCCATATGATTAGCTGAAGTTACCAATAGAAAAGGTTGTTTGCCAACGATTTTTTCCACTTCCACGGCTTCTTCTTCTGTATCTCTAGGTTCAGTTAAGGTAATTAAATCTTTGTCAGGTACACCTAATGATAATGCGACTTTTGCTGCCACTTCAGCATTACTGATCATATTATTACCGCGACCGCCTGTAAAAATTAATTTAGCACCGGAATGTTGAAGATAGAGGCGAATTCCTTCCGTCACTCTTGCTAGGCTATTATTAATAAGGTTAGCGCTGGGTGGCCAATCAGGGTTATAAGTAAATCCGCCTCCAAGTACTACGATATATTGGATTGTTTGTTTAGGGTGTAATAGTTCATAGCGTTTATTAAAGGGACCTTCCGTTGATAGTAGCAATTTGTCGGCAATAGGCTGTATGCCAAGTAATAACAGTGCCAACCAACTAAAAGAGATTAAACATTTGCCGCTTTTTTGCCAGTGAGTAAACCAAAGTAGTAATAATCCGATAAAACTTATTAAAATGATGAGAGGTAATGGCATTAGAAGCGCACCAAGATATTTTTTCAATATATACAACATATTTCAACCCTAGTTAATGAATTTATAGAGCGTATGGTATATTCAATCATATAGATACTAGTTTAATGAATTGTTAATATAAAAATTATTTTCAACAAAGATTGCTATTATTTTTTATTATCTAACTGTTGGTTAATAGGTATTTTTTATCAGCAATGGCGATTAAGTTTTATAATAGTTGTTATCGAGGTATTTTTTCATGGTAGATCGCAATTTTGATGACATTGCAGATAAGTTTACACAGAATATTTATGGCACAACTAAGGGAAAAATACGCGAAGCGGTTATGTGGCAGGATCTAAACACTCTGCTTAATTTATTACCCAGTAAGCCGTTAAAAATATTGGACGCCGGTGGAGGAGAAGGCCTTTTTGCTTGCAAATTGGCTGCGATGGGACATCAAGTTATTGTTTGTGACATTTCGGCAGCCATGCTTGAACGCGCCAGATTGTTGGCTGATGAAAAAAAAGTAAGCCAGAACATGCAATTTATTCACGCTTCTTTTCAGGATATTGCCCAATCTTTAACAGCAACGGGAGCCATTGATTTAGTATTGTTTCATGCAGTGATTGAATGGATCCATGAACAAAAATCGGCAATAAAAACCCTAGCGGATATAATTAACCCAGGTGGCGCATTTTCTATCATGTTTTATAATGCGAATGGGTTGGTGATGAGAAATGCTGTATTGGGTAACTTTCATTTAGCGACACCTAATATTCAGCGTCGCCGCAAACGTTCACTTACCCCCCTAAATCCGTTATTACCAGAAACAGTATATCAATGGTTAGAAGAATTTGACTTTAAAATAGTTGGTAAAACAGGTGTACGGGTTTTTCATGATTATCTACAAAACCGTCAGTTACAAAATAAAGATTTTCCGGCGTTGCTTGCTTTGGAGCAGCGCTATTGTCGACAACAACCCTATATTAATCTGGGGCGCTATATTCATGTTATGGCATGCAAGTCTATGTGAAAGGATGAATTATGAGTGAATTTTCCCAGACTGTGCCGGAATTGGTATCCTGGGCGCGGAAAAATGATTTTTCTATATCATTACCTGCTGAGCGTTTGGCTTTTTTATTGGCTGTTGCTGTCCTTAATAGCGAGCGGCTTGATGGCGAAATGAGTGAAGGTGAATTAATTGATGCTTTTCGTGAAGTTAGTAAAGGATTCGAGCAGACCGCTGAGACCGTTACTGCCAGAGCAAATAATGCAATTAACGATATGGTACGACAGAAATTATTTAATCGTTTTTCTAGTGAAATCATTGAAGGTAATGCGATTTATCGTTTAACGCCACTCGGTATAGGGATCAGTGATTATTATATTCGCCAGCGGGAATTTTCTTCCCTACGTTTATCGATGCAACTTTCGATTGTAGCGGGTGAATTAAGTCGAGCGGCAGATGCGGCAGAAGAAGGGGGAGATGAATTTCATTGGCATCGCCATGTCTTTGCGCCATTAAAATATTCAGTAGCAGAAATTTTTGACAGTATTGATATGTCGCAGCGTGTGATGGATGAACAGCAAAATAGTGTAAAGGAAGATATCTCCGCATTACTTAGTCAGGATTGGCAAGCAGCGATTGCCAATTGTGAACAACTATTAACAGAAACTTCAGGCACATTACGTGAATTACAAGACACGCTGGAAGCAGCGGGTGATAAATTGCAGACCAATTTGTTACGTATCCAAGAGGCTAATATGAATGGAGGTGGTTCAGAATTGGTTGATAAGCTAGTATTTGATCTACAAAGTAAGCTTGATCGAATTATTAGTTGGGGTCAGCAATCAATTGATCTCTGGATTGGTTATGATCGCCATGTGCATAAATTTATTCGTACTGCCATTGATATGGATAAAAACAGAATATTCTCGCAGCGCTTACGTCTATCGGTGCAAAATTATTTTGCCGATCCTTGGGCATTAACGGTAGCTAATGCTGAACGATTATTTGATGTGCGTGATGAAGATCTGGTATTGAGTAATGAAGAAGTGACGGGTGAGTTACCAGCTGAACTGGAATATGAAGAATTTAATGAGATTAATGAACAACTGATTGAAATGATGGAGCAGGCATTAGCGGGTTATAAGAAAGATCAGCATCCACTTGATATTGGTTTAATTTTGCGTGATTACTTGACTAAATATCCACAGAAACGGCATTTTGATGTGGCGCGTATTATTGTCGATCAGGCAGTTAAATTAGGTATAGCAGAAGCAGATTTCTCAGGTATCCATCCTGAATGGTTAGCGATTAATGATTACGGAGCCAAGGTACAGGCACATGTCATCGACAAATATTGAACAATTTATGCCAGTAAAATTGGCACAAGCTTTAGTCAGCTCTCTTTTCCCTGAATTGGATAGCCAGCTTCGAGCCGGGCGTCATATTGGCATTGATGATCTGGATAATCACGCCTTTTTGATGGATTTTGAACAGGAATTAACCGCTTTTTATGCTCGCTATAATGTTGAGTTGATCCGCGCGCCAGAAGGTTTTTTCTATTTACGGCCACGTTCGACCACATTGATTCCTCGCTCAGTTTTATCTGAATTAGATATGATGGTTGGCAAAATTCTTTGTTATCTTTATTTAAGTCCGGAAAGACTCTCTAATCAGGGCATTTTTACAGCGCAGGAACTGTTTGAAGAGCTATTATCCCTAGCGGATGAAAGCAAACTACTTAAGTTTGTTAATCAGCGCTCGACAGGTACCGATTTGGATAAACAAAAATTACAAGAAAAGCTGCGCACTTCGCTTAATCGTCTACGCCGATTAGGAATGGTTCATTTTTTACAAAATGACAGTCAGCGTTTTATGATCACCGAATCTGTTTTTCGTTTCGGTGCTGATGTCCGTAGTGGCGATGATCCACGACAAGCCCAATTACGCATGATCCGTGATGGCGAAGCGATGTCGTTAAAAGATAACTTAGCGTTAACCGATAACGAAAGTAATGATAGTGAAGAAGATGAAGCGGAGGATGAATAGCTATGTTAGAACGAGGCAAGTTTCGCTCACTCACGCTCATCAATTGGAACGGCTTTTTTGCCAGAACGTTTGATTTGGATGAGTTAGTAACGACGCTATCTGGTGGTAATGGTGCCGGCAAATCGACCACTATGGCGGCATTTATTACCGCCATGATCCCTGATTTAACCTTATTGCATTTTCGTAATACCACCGAAGCGGGTGCCACTTCAGCATCGCGGGATAAAGGGTTGCATGGAAAATTACGTCCAGGGGTTTGTTATTCAATTTTGGACGTAATCAATTCTCGCCATCAACGTATTTTAGTCGGTGTTCGCTTACAACAAATTGCTGGTCGTGATAAAAAAGTTGATATAAAACCTTTCATAATTCACGGATTACCTACTGCAATGTTACCAACGCATATCTTGACTGAGCAAGTTGAAGAGCGTCAAGCGCGCGTGATTGGTTTAAGTGATTTAAAAGATCAAGTGGATGCAATTGAAGGTGTGCAGTTTAAACAATTTAATTCAATCACTGATTATCATGCCCAATTATTTGATCTGGGTATTATTCCTAAACGATTGAGATCATCGAGTGACAGGAGCAAATTTTATCGCTTAATTGAAGCTTCTTTATACGGTGGAATTTCTAGCGCCATTACGCGTTCATTACGTGATTATCTTTTGCCGGAGAATAGTGGTGTTCGAAAAGCCTTTCAGGATATGGAAGCAGCTTTGCGGGAAAATAGATTAACCCTTGAAGCGATCCGAGTCACTCAGTCTGATCGTGATTTGTTTAGACGGTTAATTAATGAAGCAACAGATTACGTTTCTGCTGATTATATGCGTCATGCTAATGAACGCCGAGTGCATCTAGATAGTGCACTTGCTGTTCGGACTGAATTATTTGATGGCCGTAAACAACTGATTGCTGCCCAGACCCGTCATGTTGAAATGGTACGTGAGCTGGATGAACAAAATGGTTCTTCGTTAGATTTAGAGGCTGATTTTCAGGCAGCTAGCGATCATTTGGGGCTTGTACAAGCAGCAGTACGCCAGCAGGAAAAAATTGATCGCTATCAGGCCGATATTGAAGAGATTACTTATCGTCTAGAAGAACAAACTGAAGTTGTTGCGCAAGCAGTTGAGCAGCAAACCGAGCTTGAAGCCAACGTTGAGGCGGCTGAATTAGAAGTTGATGAGATAAAAAGTCAACTGGCTGATTACCAGCAAGCGTTAGATGTTCAGCAGACGCGTGCCATCCAATATCAAAAAGCCCAGCAAGCGCTGGAACGAGCCAAGAAAATTTGCCAATTGGCTAAACTAACGCCAAATAATGTCGAGCAATTTTTAACAAATTTTGAGCAAAAAGAGCAACAGCATACCGAAAAATTGCTAGCACTGGCACAGAAAATTAGTGTGATTGATGCGGCCACTAACCAATTTGACCAAGCTTATAGCATAGTTAAAAATATCGTCGGTGAGGTAAAACGAGATAAGGCTTATCAAAAAGCGCGTGAACTATTGCGCGACTGGGCTTCCCAGCAACATCTTGCCCAGCGCATTGGGCCGCTACAATTGCAATTAGCTGAACTGGAGCAAAAACTGAATAGTCGGCAGGATGCTGAACGTATTTTAGCTGAATTTTGTCAATATTCTGAACAACA from Arsenophonus sp. aPb includes these protein-coding regions:
- the msbA gene encoding lipid A ABC transporter ATP-binding protein/permease MsbA, yielding MMNDKDLSTWQTFRRLWPMILPFKLGLSVAAVALIINAAGDAFMISLLKPLLDEGFGKADNTTLKWLPIAILGLMLIRGISSFISNYCIAWVSGKVVMNMRRRLFGHMMGMPVAFFDQQSTGTLLSRITYDSEQVASSSSSALITIVRESAYIIGLFGLMFYYSWQLSLILIVIAPIVALTIRSVSKHFRNISKSMQTGMGQVTASAEQMLKGHKEVLIFGGQKVETERFSKVSNHMRRQTMKMVTASSISDPIIQLIASLALAFTLYVASFPEVMQTLTAGTIGVVFSSMFALMRPLKSLTNVNAQFQRGMAACQTLFSILDMEQEKDEGKLTLKKAKGKIEFKHVTFKYPTKDHPALQDICFKIPAGKSIALVGRSGSGKSTIANLITRFYEVNEGQILLDDRDLREYTLTSLRNQVALVSQHVYLFNDTIANNIAYATDGRFSRKAIEKAAKAAYAMDFIEKLDNGLDTVIGENGVMLSGGQRQRIAIARALLHNSSILILDEATSALDTESERAIQAALDELQKNRTSIIIAHRLSTIENADEILVIQEGQIIERGNHQTLLKCDGAYAQLYNMQFK
- the lpxK gene encoding tetraacyldisaccharide 4'-kinase, with product MIEKIWSGRSWLSLLLLPLSILYGMIIGLRRLCYYLAILPRWKAPIPIIVVGNLTVGGNGKTPVVIWLVEQLLSRGYRVGVVSRGYGGKATSYPLLVNKNISIKESGDEPALIYRRTGVPVAVAPKRVAAVKMLLRQQDLDVIITDDGLQHYALQRDFEIVVIDGIRRFGNGCLLPAGPLRECQHRLNSVNAVIINGGIAKQGEIAMQLTGDIAINMLTGKKRSVCELGQLVAIAGIGHPARFFSSLEQKGVPLIATHAFSDHQCYEFSTLSSLVTDHQTLLMTEKDAVKCFHFAQLNWWYLPVNAKLSQPGAGKILSAINELAELSKIA
- a CDS encoding cold shock domain-containing protein yields the protein MTFQLQMGRVKWFDVKEGYGFISPVNGGQDIYVNRRAIANTKNKWLKEGQCVEFSVTRNAYGIAAADVIAYEF
- a CDS encoding Trm112 family protein, whose amino-acid sequence is MDHRLLDIIACPICHGKLIYDKQNLELICKFDHLAYPVRNNIPVLLRDEARELPLDEEK
- the kdsB gene encoding 3-deoxy-manno-octulosonate cytidylyltransferase, yielding MFTVIIPARFASKRLPGKPLTDIHGKPMIIRVMERALMSDATRVIVATDHQAVFDVVKAANGEVCMTDPAHQSGTERLAEVIEKYKFSDEEIIINVQGDEPLIPPEIINQLANNLMLNNVGMATLATAINNPDDVFDPAIVKVVTDKQSNALYFSRAAIPWERDRFAVSKMEIGQHFLRHIGIYAYRAGFIRRYIQWPISPLEMIEMLEQLRVLWYGEKIHVALAVKTPGPGVDNQQDLDAVRKAFISV
- the elyC gene encoding envelope biogenesis factor ElyC, with protein sequence MLYILKKYLGALLMPLPLIILISFIGLLLLWFTHWQKSGKCLISFSWLALLLLGIQPIADKLLLSTEGPFNKRYELLHPKQTIQYIVVLGGGFTYNPDWPPSANLINNSLARVTEGIRLYLQHSGAKLIFTGGRGNNMISNAEVAAKVALSLGVPDKDLITLTEPRDTEEEAVEVEKIVGKQPFLLVTSANHMARAERFFLARNMHPITAPANQLAITSPLQPWERIFPSAYYFSHSERAWYEFIGSQWQAIKINKTQPLIHSSKVAG
- the cmoM gene encoding tRNA uridine 5-oxyacetic acid(34) methyltransferase CmoM, which gives rise to MVDRNFDDIADKFTQNIYGTTKGKIREAVMWQDLNTLLNLLPSKPLKILDAGGGEGLFACKLAAMGHQVIVCDISAAMLERARLLADEKKVSQNMQFIHASFQDIAQSLTATGAIDLVLFHAVIEWIHEQKSAIKTLADIINPGGAFSIMFYNANGLVMRNAVLGNFHLATPNIQRRRKRSLTPLNPLLPETVYQWLEEFDFKIVGKTGVRVFHDYLQNRQLQNKDFPALLALEQRYCRQQPYINLGRYIHVMACKSM
- the mukF gene encoding chromosome partition protein MukF — protein: MSEFSQTVPELVSWARKNDFSISLPAERLAFLLAVAVLNSERLDGEMSEGELIDAFREVSKGFEQTAETVTARANNAINDMVRQKLFNRFSSEIIEGNAIYRLTPLGIGISDYYIRQREFSSLRLSMQLSIVAGELSRAADAAEEGGDEFHWHRHVFAPLKYSVAEIFDSIDMSQRVMDEQQNSVKEDISALLSQDWQAAIANCEQLLTETSGTLRELQDTLEAAGDKLQTNLLRIQEANMNGGGSELVDKLVFDLQSKLDRIISWGQQSIDLWIGYDRHVHKFIRTAIDMDKNRIFSQRLRLSVQNYFADPWALTVANAERLFDVRDEDLVLSNEEVTGELPAELEYEEFNEINEQLIEMMEQALAGYKKDQHPLDIGLILRDYLTKYPQKRHFDVARIIVDQAVKLGIAEADFSGIHPEWLAINDYGAKVQAHVIDKY
- the mukE gene encoding chromosome partition protein MukE, which encodes MSSTNIEQFMPVKLAQALVSSLFPELDSQLRAGRHIGIDDLDNHAFLMDFEQELTAFYARYNVELIRAPEGFFYLRPRSTTLIPRSVLSELDMMVGKILCYLYLSPERLSNQGIFTAQELFEELLSLADESKLLKFVNQRSTGTDLDKQKLQEKLRTSLNRLRRLGMVHFLQNDSQRFMITESVFRFGADVRSGDDPRQAQLRMIRDGEAMSLKDNLALTDNESNDSEEDEAEDE